A portion of the Cervus canadensis isolate Bull #8, Minnesota chromosome 26, ASM1932006v1, whole genome shotgun sequence genome contains these proteins:
- the DGKQ gene encoding diacylglycerol kinase theta isoform X4, with the protein MAAAAEPGARGWLGGVSPRSGSPTSSPELGAGSRSRSGPGSGPGSGPERSGARPPGPAAPSHSFRKVTLTKPTFCHLCSDFIWGLAGILCDVCNFMSHEKCLKHVKTPCTSVAPSLVRVPVAHCFGPRGLYKRRFCSVCRKGLEALGLRCEVCELHVHPDCVPFACSDCRQCHQDGHREHDAHLHHWREGTLPSGARCELCRKTCGSSDVPAGVRCEWCGVQAHSVCSAALAPECTFGRLRTLVLPPACVRLLSRNFSKMHCFRIPEIAVPEPGDGEDSADGSVPAGPGREVGAPESGKQTLKIFDGSDAMQRNHFRTVTVPHLARSQEVLEAALRAYYIPEDPQGFQLQALPTPAQLGDTVAAGKVWSSGPAEEEGGRVAPQAWVLRALPRTQEILKIYPAWLKVGVAYVSIRVTPQSTARSVVLEVLPLLGRQAEGVEGFQLVEVLMDSRQVQRTVLADEEPLLDRLREIRQMSLRQMSQTRFYVAESRALAPRVSLFVGGLPPGLSPQEYRSLLDEAVATKAALVTVSHVYSTQGAVVLDVACFAEAERLYMLVRDTAVRGRPLTALVLPEVLHMKLAPDCCPLLVFVNPRSGGLKGRDLLCSFRKLLNPHQVFELTNGGPLPGFHVFSQVPCFRVLVCGGDGTVGWVLAALEDMRHRLACPEPAVAILPLGTGNDLGRVLRWGAGYSGEDPFSVLLSVDEADAVLVDRWTILLDAHEAAGGEDSEAEAEPPKIVQMSNYCGIGIDAELSLDFHQAREEEPGKFTSRFHNKGVYVRVGLQKISHSRGLHRALRLQVEQQEVELPSIEGLIFINIPSWGSGADLWGSDSDSRFEKPRMDDGLLEVVGVTGVVHMGQVQSGLRSGIRIAQGSYFRVTLLKATPVQVDGEPWVQAPGHLIISAVGPKVHMLRKAKQKPRKAGPPKDARADGAPAPKGDPK; encoded by the exons ATGGCGGCGGCGGCCGAGCCCGGGGCCCGAGGCTGGCTTGGCGGCGTCTCCCCGCGCTCGGGCAGCCCGACCTCCAGCCCCGAGCTGGGCGCCGGAAGCCGCTCGCGATCGGGGCCGGGGTCCGGGCCGGGGTCGGGGCCGGAGAGGTCGGGCGCCAGGCCCCCAGGGCCCGCCGCGCCGAGTCACAGCTTCAGGAAGGTGACGCTTACCAAGCCCACCTTCTGCCACCTCTGCTCCGATTTCATCTGGGGGCTGGCCGGCATCCTGTGTGACG TTTGCAACTTCATGTCCCACGAGAAGTGCCTGAAGCACGTGAAGACCCCCTGTACCAGTGTGGCTCCCAGTCTGGTCCGC GTCCCGGTGGCCCACTGCTTCGGCCCCCGGGGGCTCTACAAGCGCAGGTTCTGCTCCGTGTGCCGGAAGGGTCTGGAGGCGCTCGGCCTCCGCTGCGAAG TGTGTGAGCTGCACGTTCACCCCGACTGTGTGCCCTTCGCCTGCAGCGACTGCCGCCAGTGCCACCAGGACGGGCACCGCGAACAC GACGCACACCTCCACCACTGGCGGGAGGGGACCTTGCCGTCGGGTGCTCGCTGCGAGCTCTGTCGGAAGACGTGCGGCTCCTCGGACGTGCCGGCCGGCGTGCGCTGCGAGTGGTGTGGCGTCCAG GCCCACTCAGTCTGCTCCGCGGCGCTCGCCCCCGAGTGCACTTTCGGGCGCCTGCGCACCCTGGTCCTGCCCCCAGCGTGCGTGCGCCTCCTGTCCCGAAACTTCAGCAAGATGCACTGCTTTCGAATCCCCGAGATCGCGGTGCCGGAGCCGG GGGACGGGGAGGACAGCGCCGATGGCAGCGTCCCCGCCGGCCCGGGCCGAGAGGTGGGGGCGCCTGAGTCCG GCAAGCAGACTCTGAAGATCTTTGATGGCAGCGACGCGATGCAGCGAAACCACTTTCGTACAGTCACGGTCCCGCACCTGGCCCGGAGCCAGGAGGTGCTG GAGGCGGCTCTGCGGGCTTACTACATCCCCGAGGACCCTCAGGGCTTCCAGCTGCAGGCGCTCCCCACTCCTGCGCAGCTTGGAGACACCGTGGCAGCGGGAAAGGTCTGGAGCTCTGGGCCCGCCGAGGAGGAGGGCGGCAGAGTGGCTCCCCAGGCCTGGGTCCTCCGCGCTCTGCCCCGCACCCAGGAGATCCTGAAGATCTACCCGGCCTGGCTCAA GGTGGGTGTGGCCTATGTCTCCATCCGTGTGACCCCGCAGAGCACTGCCCGCAGCGTGGTGCTGGAAGTCCTCCCGCTGCTCGGACGCCAG GCCGAGGGGGTCGAGGGTTTCCAGCTTGTGGAGGTGCTCATGGACAGCAGACAAG TCCAGCGCACGGTGCTGGCAGACGAGGAACCCTTGCTTGACCGGCTTCGTGAGATCCGGCAG ATGTCCTTGCGGCAGATGAGCCAGACACGATTCTACGTGGCTGAGAGCAGGGCGCTGGCCCCGCGCGTCTCTCTGTTTGTGGGCGGTCTGCCGCCGGGCCTTTCCCCCCAGGAGTACCGCAGTTTGCTGGATGAGGCTGTCGCCACCAAAG CTGCCCTGGTGACTGTGAGCCACGTCTACTCCACCCAAG GTGCCGTGGTGCTGGACGTGGCCTGCTTCGCGGAGGCCGAGCGGCTGTACATGCTGGTCAGGGACACGGCTGTGCGCGGCCGGCCGCTGACTGCCCTGGTGCTCCCGGAGGTGCTG CACATGAAGCTGGCCCCAGACTGCTGCCCCCTGCTCGTGTTTGTGAACCCCAGGAGTGGAGGGCTCAAGGGCCGCGACCTGCTCTGCAGTTTCCGGAAGCTGCTCAACCCCCACCAGGTCTTTGAGCTGACCAACGGGGGGCCACTGCCCGG GTTCCACGTGTTCTCCCAGGTACCCTGCTTCCGGGTGCTGGTGTGCGGCGGGGACGGCACGGTGGGCTGGGTGCTCGCCGCCCTGGAGGACATGCGGCACCGCCTGGCCTGCCCGGAGCCTGCTGTAGCCATCCTGCCCCTGGGCACAG GGAACGACCTGGGCCGGGTCCTCCGCTGGGGGGCGGGCTACAGCGGGGAGGACCCGTTCTCCGTGCTGCTGTCAGTGGATGAGGCAGACGCCGTGCTTGTGGACCGCTGGACCATCCTGCTGGACGCTCATGAGGCTGCTGGCGGGGAGGACAGCGAGGCAGAGGCAGAGCCCCCCAAG ATCGTACAGATGAGTAACTACTGTGGGATCGGCATTGACGCAGAGCTGAGCCTGGACTTCCACCAGGCGCGGGAGGAGGAGCCCGGCAAGTTCACGAGCAG GTTCCACAACAAGGGCGTGTACGTGCGGGTCGGGCTGCAGAAGATCAGCCACTCCCGTGGCCTGCACAGGGCCCTCCGGCTGCAGGTGGAGCAGCAGGAGGTGGAGCTGCCCAGCATCGAGGGGCTCATCTTCATCAACATCCCCAG CTGGGGCTCAGGGGCCGACCTGTGGGGCTCTGACAGTGACTCGAGGTTCGAGAAGCCGCGCATGGACGACGGGCTGCTGGAGGTGGTGGGGGTGACGGGCGTCGTGCACATG GGCCAGGTCCAGAGTGGGCTGCGCTCAGGCATCCGCATCGCCCAGGGGTCCTACTTCCGCGTCACCCTCCTCAAGGCCACGCCCGTGCAGGTGGATGGTGAACCCTGGGTCCAGGCTCCCGGGCACCTGATCATCTCGGCTGTGGGCCCTAAG GTCCACATGCTCAGGAAGGCCAAGCAGAAGCCTAGGAAGGCGGGGCCCCCTAAGGATGCACGAGCCGACGGGGCCCCGGCCCCCAAGGGGGACCCCAAGTAG
- the DGKQ gene encoding diacylglycerol kinase theta isoform X5, whose product MPWSLWDNYLSGQGQLPSEAGHPGLSDWLWSSLQLHVPREVPEAREDPLYQCGSQSGPRPGGPLLRPPGALQAQVLLRVPEGSGGARPPLRSDCRQCHQDGHREHDAHLHHWREGTLPSGARCELCRKTCGSSDVPAGVRCEWCGVQAHSVCSAALAPECTFGRLRTLVLPPACVRLLSRNFSKMHCFRIPEIAVPEPGDGEDSADGSVPAGPGREVGAPESGKQTLKIFDGSDAMQRNHFRTVTVPHLARSQEVLEAALRAYYIPEDPQGFQLQALPTPAQLGDTVAAGKVWSSGPAEEEGGRVAPQAWVLRALPRTQEILKIYPAWLKVGVAYVSIRVTPQSTARSVVLEVLPLLGRQAEGVEGFQLVEVLMDSRQVQRTVLADEEPLLDRLREIRQMSLRQMSQTRFYVAESRALAPRVSLFVGGLPPGLSPQEYRSLLDEAVATKAALVTVSHVYSTQGAVVLDVACFAEAERLYMLVRDTAVRGRPLTALVLPEVLHMKLAPDCCPLLVFVNPRSGGLKGRDLLCSFRKLLNPHQVFELTNGGPLPGFHVFSQVPCFRVLVCGGDGTVGWVLAALEDMRHRLACPEPAVAILPLGTGGVGWPGGGGGPAWRARCGGSLSCWFPGNDLGRVLRWGAGYSGEDPFSVLLSVDEADAVLVDRWTILLDAHEAAGGEDSEAEAEPPKIVQMSNYCGIGIDAELSLDFHQAREEEPGKFTSRFHNKGVYVRVGLQKISHSRGLHRALRLQVEQQEVELPSIEGLIFINIPSWGSGADLWGSDSDSRFEKPRMDDGLLEVVGVTGVVHMGQVQSGLRSGIRIAQGSYFRVTLLKATPVQVDGEPWVQAPGHLIISAVGPKVHMLRKAKQKPRKAGPPKDARADGAPAPKGDPK is encoded by the exons ATGCCTTGGAGCCTCTGGGACAACTACCTCTCCGGGCAGGGCCAGCTGCCCTCAGAGGCAGGGCATCCTGGTCTGTCAGACTGGCTCTGGTCCAG TTTGCAACTTCATGTCCCACGAGAAGTGCCTGAAGCACGTGAAGACCCCCTGTACCAGTGTGGCTCCCAGTCTGGTCCGC GTCCCGGTGGCCCACTGCTTCGGCCCCCGGGGGCTCTACAAGCGCAGGTTCTGCTCCGTGTGCCGGAAGGGTCTGGAGGCGCTCGGCCTCCGCTGCGAAG CGACTGCCGCCAGTGCCACCAGGACGGGCACCGCGAACAC GACGCACACCTCCACCACTGGCGGGAGGGGACCTTGCCGTCGGGTGCTCGCTGCGAGCTCTGTCGGAAGACGTGCGGCTCCTCGGACGTGCCGGCCGGCGTGCGCTGCGAGTGGTGTGGCGTCCAG GCCCACTCAGTCTGCTCCGCGGCGCTCGCCCCCGAGTGCACTTTCGGGCGCCTGCGCACCCTGGTCCTGCCCCCAGCGTGCGTGCGCCTCCTGTCCCGAAACTTCAGCAAGATGCACTGCTTTCGAATCCCCGAGATCGCGGTGCCGGAGCCGG GGGACGGGGAGGACAGCGCCGATGGCAGCGTCCCCGCCGGCCCGGGCCGAGAGGTGGGGGCGCCTGAGTCCG GCAAGCAGACTCTGAAGATCTTTGATGGCAGCGACGCGATGCAGCGAAACCACTTTCGTACAGTCACGGTCCCGCACCTGGCCCGGAGCCAGGAGGTGCTG GAGGCGGCTCTGCGGGCTTACTACATCCCCGAGGACCCTCAGGGCTTCCAGCTGCAGGCGCTCCCCACTCCTGCGCAGCTTGGAGACACCGTGGCAGCGGGAAAGGTCTGGAGCTCTGGGCCCGCCGAGGAGGAGGGCGGCAGAGTGGCTCCCCAGGCCTGGGTCCTCCGCGCTCTGCCCCGCACCCAGGAGATCCTGAAGATCTACCCGGCCTGGCTCAA GGTGGGTGTGGCCTATGTCTCCATCCGTGTGACCCCGCAGAGCACTGCCCGCAGCGTGGTGCTGGAAGTCCTCCCGCTGCTCGGACGCCAG GCCGAGGGGGTCGAGGGTTTCCAGCTTGTGGAGGTGCTCATGGACAGCAGACAAG TCCAGCGCACGGTGCTGGCAGACGAGGAACCCTTGCTTGACCGGCTTCGTGAGATCCGGCAG ATGTCCTTGCGGCAGATGAGCCAGACACGATTCTACGTGGCTGAGAGCAGGGCGCTGGCCCCGCGCGTCTCTCTGTTTGTGGGCGGTCTGCCGCCGGGCCTTTCCCCCCAGGAGTACCGCAGTTTGCTGGATGAGGCTGTCGCCACCAAAG CTGCCCTGGTGACTGTGAGCCACGTCTACTCCACCCAAG GTGCCGTGGTGCTGGACGTGGCCTGCTTCGCGGAGGCCGAGCGGCTGTACATGCTGGTCAGGGACACGGCTGTGCGCGGCCGGCCGCTGACTGCCCTGGTGCTCCCGGAGGTGCTG CACATGAAGCTGGCCCCAGACTGCTGCCCCCTGCTCGTGTTTGTGAACCCCAGGAGTGGAGGGCTCAAGGGCCGCGACCTGCTCTGCAGTTTCCGGAAGCTGCTCAACCCCCACCAGGTCTTTGAGCTGACCAACGGGGGGCCACTGCCCGG GTTCCACGTGTTCTCCCAGGTACCCTGCTTCCGGGTGCTGGTGTGCGGCGGGGACGGCACGGTGGGCTGGGTGCTCGCCGCCCTGGAGGACATGCGGCACCGCCTGGCCTGCCCGGAGCCTGCTGTAGCCATCCTGCCCCTGGGCACAGGTGGGGTGGGCTGGcccggcgggggtgggggcccgGCATGGCGGGCCCGGTGTGGAGGCAGCCTGTCTTGCTGGTTCCCAGGGAACGACCTGGGCCGGGTCCTCCGCTGGGGGGCGGGCTACAGCGGGGAGGACCCGTTCTCCGTGCTGCTGTCAGTGGATGAGGCAGACGCCGTGCTTGTGGACCGCTGGACCATCCTGCTGGACGCTCATGAGGCTGCTGGCGGGGAGGACAGCGAGGCAGAGGCAGAGCCCCCCAAG ATCGTACAGATGAGTAACTACTGTGGGATCGGCATTGACGCAGAGCTGAGCCTGGACTTCCACCAGGCGCGGGAGGAGGAGCCCGGCAAGTTCACGAGCAG GTTCCACAACAAGGGCGTGTACGTGCGGGTCGGGCTGCAGAAGATCAGCCACTCCCGTGGCCTGCACAGGGCCCTCCGGCTGCAGGTGGAGCAGCAGGAGGTGGAGCTGCCCAGCATCGAGGGGCTCATCTTCATCAACATCCCCAG CTGGGGCTCAGGGGCCGACCTGTGGGGCTCTGACAGTGACTCGAGGTTCGAGAAGCCGCGCATGGACGACGGGCTGCTGGAGGTGGTGGGGGTGACGGGCGTCGTGCACATG GGCCAGGTCCAGAGTGGGCTGCGCTCAGGCATCCGCATCGCCCAGGGGTCCTACTTCCGCGTCACCCTCCTCAAGGCCACGCCCGTGCAGGTGGATGGTGAACCCTGGGTCCAGGCTCCCGGGCACCTGATCATCTCGGCTGTGGGCCCTAAG GTCCACATGCTCAGGAAGGCCAAGCAGAAGCCTAGGAAGGCGGGGCCCCCTAAGGATGCACGAGCCGACGGGGCCCCGGCCCCCAAGGGGGACCCCAAGTAG